The Sphingobacterium bambusae genome includes a window with the following:
- a CDS encoding RagB/SusD family nutrient uptake outer membrane protein — MKRKLIYPILLFIALPFTGCEKYLDQLPDQRTLLNNGEKLSELLVSAYPSGNYITFCEAMSDNVTDNFGMGTNDETNTNGYAWRDVTAVNQDSPIYYWNNAYRAIAAANEVLKAIADAGDPAEFASKKGEALVARAYAHFMLVNLFAKFYNNSTSGVDMGVPYVEIPETVVWKNYERNTVSSVYEKIERDLVAGLPLIVDNYKTPSYHFTRKAAHAFAVRFYLFKKDYAQVVNHANLAFPEGNIANNMRDMNGRYAAFGSEEFAYEYTKSDERANILLGETTSWWARRFRQYRYSTTSALLNSVIQGTVAGNLTAIRTWSLSSQSFYTRKFMEHFVRTSINATTGVGYNMVPLFSTEEVLLSRAEALAYLGQYESAMADLNAYAKNRIKVADYSSSRTIDKQKIKTYFYNELPEEQYTDAVFQEGLIQSCLQFRRAEFMHEGLRWFDILRYNIPVTHAVYGGASISLPADDLRRVLQLPEEVKLSNVELNPRPEND; from the coding sequence ATGAAAAGAAAACTTATATATCCTATTCTTCTTTTTATTGCCCTCCCGTTTACGGGCTGTGAAAAATATTTAGATCAATTGCCCGACCAACGGACACTATTAAACAATGGGGAGAAGCTTTCCGAGCTCCTTGTCTCGGCCTACCCATCAGGCAACTACATCACCTTTTGTGAGGCGATGAGCGATAATGTGACCGATAACTTTGGGATGGGCACCAACGATGAAACGAACACCAATGGTTACGCGTGGCGCGATGTGACTGCTGTCAATCAAGATTCGCCGATCTACTACTGGAACAATGCATACCGTGCTATTGCTGCAGCCAATGAAGTGCTGAAGGCTATTGCCGACGCGGGCGATCCAGCCGAGTTTGCCTCAAAAAAAGGCGAAGCACTGGTAGCACGCGCCTACGCGCACTTCATGTTGGTCAATTTATTTGCCAAATTCTACAACAACAGCACTTCTGGCGTTGACATGGGTGTTCCCTATGTGGAGATTCCTGAAACGGTGGTTTGGAAAAATTACGAACGCAATACCGTGAGCAGTGTCTACGAAAAAATAGAGCGCGATTTAGTTGCAGGCCTACCTTTGATCGTCGACAACTATAAAACGCCGTCCTATCATTTTACCAGAAAAGCAGCGCACGCTTTTGCAGTACGTTTCTACCTTTTCAAGAAAGATTATGCTCAAGTGGTAAACCATGCCAATCTCGCCTTCCCAGAGGGAAATATCGCAAACAATATGCGCGATATGAACGGTCGGTACGCCGCTTTTGGTTCAGAAGAATTTGCGTATGAATACACCAAATCCGATGAGCGTGCAAACATTCTGTTGGGAGAAACCACCTCTTGGTGGGCACGCCGATTCCGTCAGTACCGCTATTCTACCACATCAGCTCTATTAAACAGCGTTATTCAAGGCACCGTCGCCGGCAACTTAACCGCTATCCGCACTTGGTCATTAAGTAGCCAGTCGTTCTACACCCGGAAATTTATGGAGCATTTCGTGCGTACAAGCATCAATGCCACCACCGGCGTGGGATACAATATGGTTCCCCTATTTTCTACGGAAGAGGTGCTCTTAAGTCGTGCTGAAGCGTTAGCATATCTTGGTCAGTATGAATCGGCCATGGCCGATTTGAATGCCTATGCAAAAAATCGCATTAAAGTAGCGGATTACAGCAGTTCTCGTACGATCGACAAACAGAAAATAAAAACCTACTTCTACAATGAGCTGCCCGAGGAACAATACACAGATGCCGTATTCCAAGAAGGACTGATCCAGTCATGCCTGCAATTTAGACGCGCCGAGTTTATGCACGAGGGCCTACGCTGGTTTGATATCCTACGTTATAATATTCCGGTAACGCATGCCGTGTACGGTGGTGCTAGCATCAGCCTGCCGGCAGACGACCTACGCCGCGTATTGCAACTACCAGAAGAAGTAAAACTATCCAACGTAGAGCTTAATCCAAGACCTGAAAACGATTAG
- a CDS encoding zinc-binding metallopeptidase, translating to MKIRRIVTYTLLASIAFLGMACSKEENLDKEIVGLGGEKWVKNEIDNYIYQTFTVPYNIDVLYRWTPSEVSFVNNLVPPQEDKIVPVMEMVKQGWIEPYIEIAGADFIKKFAPRQYLLVGSPEYNTSGTITLGTAEAGAKIVLYRVNWFDLKDRDLVQAMLKTIHHEFAHILHQTIMYPREFEAITPADYTSTWNQVSVTDARNKGFISSYAMSAPDEDFVEIAAIMLTQGYQPFENIISSISNADGVQKIRQKQQIVLNYFRQTWNINLYDLQAKTEAAINKLSPPPSAFERLGFGRSNSVLFTSVTTDETNWSAKFKESFQTASSSLGTLGNAGRYLEDVNVIYYQQGKMMLRLKYRNPANPTSVFNADFRFDYTEEPTTKRSTFTYVGTSTDLNSTAGGNANTIRTYVADLLNYFDGKTFHYGWSDGGAYPTDFAKMIREDDATNYIYGLLRNTY from the coding sequence ATGAAAATTAGAAGAATAGTCACATATACACTACTTGCCAGCATCGCCTTTTTGGGAATGGCCTGCAGCAAGGAAGAGAATTTAGATAAAGAGATCGTTGGTTTGGGCGGTGAAAAATGGGTAAAAAATGAAATAGACAATTACATTTACCAAACCTTCACGGTACCCTACAACATTGATGTCCTCTACCGATGGACGCCATCCGAAGTTAGCTTCGTAAACAACTTGGTTCCGCCGCAGGAAGATAAGATTGTGCCCGTCATGGAGATGGTAAAACAAGGATGGATCGAGCCCTATATTGAAATAGCAGGAGCCGACTTCATTAAGAAGTTTGCACCTAGGCAATATCTTTTGGTAGGAAGTCCAGAGTACAATACCTCGGGTACGATCACCTTGGGAACGGCCGAAGCCGGAGCCAAGATTGTGCTTTACCGGGTTAACTGGTTTGATCTAAAAGATCGAGACCTGGTACAAGCCATGCTAAAAACCATCCATCACGAATTTGCGCATATCTTGCACCAAACCATCATGTACCCTAGAGAGTTTGAAGCCATCACACCGGCAGACTATACCTCTACCTGGAATCAGGTCAGTGTTACCGATGCGCGAAACAAAGGCTTTATCTCCTCTTACGCCATGTCTGCCCCAGATGAAGACTTCGTGGAGATTGCCGCTATCATGCTGACACAAGGTTACCAACCTTTTGAAAACATCATCAGCTCGATCAGTAATGCAGATGGTGTACAGAAAATAAGGCAGAAACAACAGATTGTACTAAACTACTTCCGCCAAACATGGAATATCAACCTCTACGACCTGCAAGCAAAAACGGAGGCTGCGATCAATAAGCTATCGCCTCCGCCATCCGCCTTCGAGCGTTTAGGTTTTGGACGTAGCAACAGCGTGTTGTTTACCTCCGTCACGACAGACGAAACAAATTGGTCGGCAAAATTCAAAGAGAGCTTTCAAACCGCATCCAGCTCTTTGGGCACCTTAGGTAATGCCGGTCGCTACCTAGAAGATGTGAACGTAATCTATTACCAGCAAGGAAAAATGATGTTGCGCCTCAAATATCGGAATCCAGCGAACCCAACATCGGTATTCAATGCCGATTTCCGATTTGACTACACCGAAGAGCCGACCACCAAACGCAGCACATTTACCTATGTGGGTACGTCAACCGATCTGAACAGTACAGCAGGTGGGAATGCAAACACCATTCGCACCTACGTAGCGGATCTACTAAACTACTTCGACGGCAAGACCTTTCACTATGGCTGGTCCGATGGCGGCGCCTATCCTACGGACTTCGCTAAGATGATACGGGAAGACGATGCAACAAATTACATCTATGGTTTGTTAAGAAACACTTATTAA
- a CDS encoding DUF4302 domain-containing protein, giving the protein MKIRNTSIFIFLAALLSFSACKKEDDPILQDPDSRLSEYLASSLAFLTEAPHGYKASLETVDGKTFALFMQFDSEGRVHMLSDFTDAASGTLGSSSYRLKALQRPSLLFDTYNYISVFADPQNSVNGGTNGQGLKGDNDFSFVKFSGDTVVLQGNKNAAILTLIRANETEEEAFLGGRLQASRENLRTFLQSNSNLYVANGADKVAFAIDVNNRTVTLSKLEADGTTISSVSSSFAYSPEGIVPAQLTFNDASVQAIAWNANTNSYTMRTNGSTSAVESNPTPVFPLYLQFGFNKTYSTIGTTTNSLPAGVSSAFNEVWATLNANFTSTNRAIRYMEFKIISETQATLSVYYSSGTSNFVADMSFNYSLQQNLLTLSNARRDYSNGNWTTRLAQLRVLEEYILKGPFLLDWIDSSSPAVTVPLGGIRLQSDSQSFLYGFLK; this is encoded by the coding sequence ATGAAGATTAGAAATACCTCTATATTTATTTTCCTCGCCGCGCTGCTCAGCTTCAGTGCATGTAAGAAAGAGGATGATCCCATCCTGCAGGATCCAGATAGCCGCCTAAGCGAATACCTAGCCAGCAGCCTTGCTTTTCTGACGGAAGCGCCACATGGCTATAAAGCATCGCTTGAGACCGTTGATGGGAAGACCTTTGCCCTCTTTATGCAATTCGATAGCGAGGGCCGTGTGCACATGTTATCAGATTTCACCGATGCTGCATCAGGCACATTGGGCAGCAGCAGTTACCGCTTAAAAGCTTTGCAACGGCCAAGCTTGCTATTTGACACCTACAACTATATTTCCGTCTTTGCAGATCCGCAAAATTCGGTTAATGGAGGAACCAATGGACAAGGCCTGAAAGGCGACAACGATTTCAGCTTTGTGAAGTTTTCAGGCGATACCGTCGTGCTTCAGGGCAATAAAAATGCCGCCATCTTAACCTTGATCCGCGCCAATGAAACCGAAGAGGAAGCTTTTTTAGGCGGAAGACTTCAAGCATCACGCGAGAACCTACGCACATTTTTACAAAGCAACAGCAACTTGTATGTCGCTAATGGAGCAGATAAAGTAGCTTTCGCCATCGATGTAAACAACCGTACGGTGACGTTAAGCAAGTTGGAGGCCGATGGAACAACCATCAGCAGTGTTTCTTCCTCCTTCGCCTACAGCCCAGAAGGCATTGTACCTGCGCAGCTCACCTTTAACGATGCATCGGTACAAGCCATAGCATGGAATGCCAATACAAACAGCTATACCATGCGCACCAATGGCAGCACATCCGCCGTGGAAAGCAACCCTACACCGGTATTTCCGCTTTACCTACAGTTTGGATTCAACAAAACCTACAGCACCATAGGTACCACAACCAACAGCCTTCCGGCAGGTGTTAGCTCGGCCTTCAACGAAGTATGGGCTACATTGAACGCCAACTTCACCAGCACAAATCGCGCGATACGGTATATGGAATTCAAGATTATATCGGAAACGCAAGCTACCTTATCGGTGTATTACTCATCCGGCACGAGCAACTTTGTGGCTGACATGTCGTTCAACTACAGCTTGCAGCAAAACCTGTTGACCTTATCCAACGCGCGGCGCGACTATTCCAACGGCAACTGGACAACACGTTTAGCACAACTGCGTGTACTCGAAGAGTATATCCTAAAAGGCCCCTTCCTCTTAGATTGGATCGATAGCAGTTCGCCAGCAGTCACCGTTCCTCTTGGCGGTATCCGACTACAAAGTGACAGCCAATCCTTCCTTTATGGATTCTTGAAATAA
- a CDS encoding menaquinone biosynthetic enzyme MqnA/MqnD family protein has protein sequence MKKISVSAVSYTNTLPFLQGIRNSDVMNAIDLSVDYPSACAQKVIDDVVDMGIIPIAALLKLPEYHIIGDYCIGSDGAVDSVFIFSQKPITEIQSLRLDVQSRTSNGLARILLKHHWKRDVEIVTEGDADAYVLIGDRTFGKKDSMPYVYDLGQYWKEMTGLPFAYAVWVSNKQLPEEFTEAFNRALADGVSHPEDVIAGLPIYPNFDYKKYLTENLDFHLTAEKREAIKRYLALYKEL, from the coding sequence ATGAAGAAAATAAGCGTATCCGCTGTTTCTTATACAAATACCCTCCCATTTTTACAAGGTATCAGAAACTCGGATGTGATGAATGCCATCGATCTATCGGTGGACTATCCCAGTGCATGTGCACAAAAGGTGATCGATGATGTGGTGGATATGGGGATTATCCCTATTGCTGCCTTGTTGAAACTGCCTGAATACCATATTATAGGCGATTATTGCATCGGTAGCGATGGTGCCGTTGACTCGGTATTTATTTTTTCACAAAAGCCAATAACAGAAATTCAGTCTCTACGATTGGATGTACAATCGCGGACCTCTAATGGCTTGGCCCGTATTTTACTGAAGCACCACTGGAAACGGGACGTAGAAATTGTTACCGAAGGTGATGCTGATGCCTATGTGCTTATTGGTGATCGAACATTTGGGAAGAAGGATTCGATGCCTTATGTGTATGATCTTGGACAGTATTGGAAGGAGATGACAGGACTTCCATTTGCTTATGCCGTATGGGTATCTAATAAGCAATTGCCTGAGGAATTTACCGAAGCATTTAACCGGGCTTTGGCCGATGGTGTTTCGCACCCGGAAGATGTGATTGCCGGCCTACCGATCTACCCTAATTTTGATTATAAAAAATATCTGACGGAGAACTTAGATTTTCACCTAACAGCAGAAAAAAGAGAAGCAATCAAGCGGTATTTAGCGCTTTACAAGGAGTTGTAG
- a CDS encoding histidine phosphatase family protein produces MKKTFYFIRHGQTDLNLKGIVQGRGVNSPLNETGFKQAEAFYEAFKDVPFDKVYTSTLLRTKQTVQQFLDDGIPTEELIGLDEISWGIYEGKEQDEVIMTGFEKVVASWRNGELDLSIEEGESPNALVARQKEAIQHMLTRTDEETILVCMHGRALRIMLCHLTDVDVCLMDDFPHTNTALYVLEYDQEKFTIVDHYNVKHLANL; encoded by the coding sequence TTGAAGAAGACTTTCTATTTTATACGACACGGACAGACCGACCTTAATCTCAAAGGTATTGTGCAGGGCAGAGGGGTAAATTCACCCTTGAATGAAACAGGTTTTAAGCAGGCGGAAGCATTTTATGAGGCTTTTAAAGATGTTCCTTTTGATAAGGTCTATACATCGACTTTGCTACGAACAAAACAAACGGTGCAGCAGTTTCTCGATGACGGTATTCCCACGGAAGAACTGATCGGGCTCGATGAGATCTCTTGGGGTATCTACGAAGGCAAGGAGCAGGACGAAGTTATTATGACGGGCTTTGAGAAGGTCGTCGCTTCTTGGCGCAATGGCGAGCTAGATCTCAGCATCGAAGAGGGCGAATCGCCCAACGCTTTAGTTGCCCGGCAGAAAGAAGCGATACAGCATATGTTGACCCGTACCGATGAGGAAACGATTTTGGTATGCATGCATGGACGCGCCTTGCGTATTATGCTATGTCATCTCACGGATGTGGACGTTTGCCTTATGGATGATTTCCCACATACCAACACGGCGCTATATGTCTTGGAATATGATCAAGAGAAATTTACGATCGTAGACCACTACAATGTCAAACACCTAGCGAATTTATAA
- a CDS encoding radical SAM protein — protein MNATQKLDFLIQDKNLDADLKRIALKVFHAERITFEEGVLLYERGELGYLGVLANYIREKRHGDYTYFNRNFHIEPTNVCVYDCKFCAYSRLIKQRDEGWEMDVDGMMDIIRKYDDEPVTEVHITGGVVPKQNLDFYAEFFKRCKAHRPSLHIKGLTPVEYYYIFKKAKLTHYEGMKYLKECGLDSMPGGGAEIFHADVREKIAGDKCTAEQWLDIHEQAHSLGMRTNATMLYGHIEEFWHRVDHMERLRQLQDKTGGFQTFIPLKFRNQGHQMSDIPEVSVIEDLRNYAIARIYMDNFDHIKAYWAMISRDTAQLSLAFGVDDIDGTLDDTTKIYSMAGAEEQHPGMSTQQVVELIKNVGRHPIERDTLYQVVTDYQDHVFETAKKANYYSLPVVE, from the coding sequence ATGAATGCAACGCAAAAACTTGATTTTTTGATTCAAGATAAGAATTTAGATGCGGACTTAAAACGTATTGCCCTTAAAGTGTTTCACGCTGAACGCATTACCTTTGAAGAGGGTGTTTTACTATACGAACGTGGCGAGTTAGGCTATCTGGGCGTTTTAGCAAACTATATCCGAGAAAAGAGGCATGGCGACTATACTTACTTCAATAGAAATTTTCATATAGAGCCCACGAACGTATGTGTGTACGACTGTAAATTTTGTGCCTATTCGCGCTTGATCAAGCAACGTGACGAAGGCTGGGAGATGGATGTCGACGGGATGATGGACATTATTCGTAAATACGACGATGAGCCAGTTACCGAAGTACATATCACGGGTGGGGTAGTGCCCAAACAAAACCTCGATTTCTACGCTGAGTTCTTTAAGCGCTGTAAAGCACATCGCCCAAGCCTACATATCAAGGGGCTTACTCCAGTGGAATATTATTATATTTTTAAGAAGGCAAAGCTGACACATTACGAAGGTATGAAGTATCTGAAAGAATGTGGACTGGATTCTATGCCGGGTGGCGGAGCAGAGATTTTTCACGCGGATGTACGGGAGAAAATTGCGGGCGATAAATGTACAGCCGAACAATGGCTGGACATTCACGAGCAAGCCCATAGCTTGGGGATGCGTACCAATGCGACCATGCTCTATGGGCATATCGAAGAGTTTTGGCACCGCGTAGACCATATGGAACGTTTGCGACAGTTGCAAGATAAAACGGGCGGATTCCAAACGTTTATTCCGCTGAAATTTCGTAACCAAGGTCATCAAATGTCTGATATTCCCGAAGTATCGGTTATCGAAGATTTGCGTAACTACGCGATAGCGCGTATCTATATGGATAACTTTGACCACATCAAAGCTTACTGGGCGATGATATCCCGAGACACGGCGCAGCTGTCTTTAGCTTTCGGAGTGGATGATATCGACGGCACGCTGGATGATACCACGAAGATCTATTCGATGGCTGGTGCTGAAGAACAACATCCGGGTATGAGCACGCAGCAGGTGGTGGAGCTAATCAAAAATGTGGGTAGACACCCCATTGAGCGCGACACGCTGTATCAAGTGGTTACCGATTATCAGGATCACGTTTTCGAAACAGCTAAAAAGGCAAACTATTATTCGTTACCCGTAGTGGAGTAA
- a CDS encoding ABC transporter ATP-binding protein: MKTYFRLLSFAKPIEKYAIPYIICTVVTVVFGTLNLALLAPLLQVLFKGTGDADLAPAELAQKPDGLDDIGGWFTYYADKLYYDIGPFEALKYVCIVIVASVFISNLFRYFSQRIMENLRIHTLLNLRKSVFNNVMDLHLGYFTNSRKGDIISKIASDVQVVQFSVTSTLQVAFKEPLQLIAYIVVLFALSAKLTLFSLAVIPVSAFFISRIVKKLREQAREGQKSYANMISYLDEALSGIKIIKAFNGTLFVKDRFNGESEYYSKIMRRMVRRQQMGSPVSELLGVLMVAVILLYGGGLVLDGQGDLKASEFITYIAIFSQVMRPAKALTDAFSSIHNGIAAGERVLDLVDERSVVTDKPDAVALTGFDQSIVFRDVDFSYEEKQILNQINLEIPKGKTVALVGPSGGGKSTLIDLIPRFMDVKDGSITLDGVDLRDVKQDSLRNLIGTVNQESILFNDTIFNNIAFAKTDATMEEVEHAAKIANAHEFIVKTEEGYQTNIGDRGAKLSGGQRQRICIARAVLRNPPIMLLDEATSALDTESEKLVQDSLYKLMENRTTVVIAHRLSTIQNADKIVVIEAGRVVEEGSHLELVNKQGLYKRLIDMQQFVD; this comes from the coding sequence ATGAAGACATACTTTAGACTGTTATCCTTTGCGAAACCTATCGAAAAATACGCCATCCCGTATATCATCTGCACGGTGGTGACGGTAGTTTTCGGGACGCTTAATTTGGCGCTGCTAGCGCCATTGTTGCAGGTACTTTTCAAAGGGACGGGGGATGCCGATCTGGCGCCTGCGGAATTGGCGCAGAAGCCTGACGGCTTGGATGATATCGGAGGTTGGTTTACCTACTATGCGGATAAGCTGTACTATGATATTGGGCCATTTGAAGCCTTGAAATATGTCTGTATCGTTATCGTGGCTTCGGTTTTTATCAGCAATCTTTTCCGGTATTTTTCGCAGCGCATTATGGAAAACTTGCGTATACATACCCTGCTCAATCTGCGGAAATCTGTTTTCAACAACGTGATGGATCTACATTTAGGCTATTTTACGAACAGTAGAAAAGGCGATATTATTTCCAAGATTGCATCTGATGTGCAGGTGGTACAATTTTCCGTGACCTCGACCTTGCAGGTAGCCTTCAAAGAACCCTTGCAACTCATTGCTTACATCGTGGTACTGTTTGCGCTTTCTGCAAAGCTTACATTGTTCTCCTTGGCCGTTATTCCTGTTTCGGCTTTTTTTATTTCTAGGATTGTCAAAAAGCTGCGTGAGCAGGCGCGTGAAGGGCAGAAATCCTATGCCAATATGATTTCCTACTTGGATGAAGCATTGTCGGGCATTAAAATTATCAAAGCGTTTAACGGAACCTTATTCGTGAAAGATCGATTCAATGGTGAAAGTGAATATTACTCGAAGATTATGCGACGCATGGTGCGCAGACAACAGATGGGCTCACCTGTGTCGGAGCTGTTGGGCGTTCTGATGGTGGCGGTAATCTTGTTGTATGGAGGTGGCTTGGTGCTGGATGGACAAGGCGATCTGAAAGCCTCCGAATTTATCACGTACATCGCCATATTCTCGCAAGTTATGCGTCCTGCGAAAGCATTGACGGATGCTTTTTCTAGCATCCATAACGGTATTGCGGCCGGTGAGCGTGTTTTGGATCTTGTCGATGAGCGCAGTGTGGTGACTGATAAGCCAGATGCCGTTGCTTTGACCGGATTTGACCAATCGATTGTTTTCCGGGATGTGGATTTTTCTTACGAAGAGAAGCAGATCCTGAACCAGATCAATCTAGAAATCCCTAAAGGAAAAACAGTGGCCTTGGTGGGGCCATCGGGCGGCGGGAAATCGACCTTGATCGACTTGATTCCGCGTTTTATGGATGTAAAAGACGGAAGCATTACCTTAGACGGCGTAGATTTGCGCGATGTAAAACAGGACTCCCTACGTAACCTCATCGGGACGGTAAACCAAGAATCTATTTTGTTTAACGATACGATTTTTAATAACATCGCCTTTGCGAAGACTGATGCGACGATGGAAGAGGTGGAACATGCAGCCAAGATTGCCAACGCGCATGAATTTATTGTGAAAACGGAAGAGGGTTACCAAACGAATATTGGCGATCGGGGAGCAAAATTGTCGGGTGGACAGCGTCAGCGTATCTGTATTGCACGGGCGGTGCTCCGCAATCCGCCGATCATGCTGCTGGACGAAGCGACCTCGGCCTTGGATACGGAATCGGAAAAACTGGTGCAGGACTCCCTGTACAAATTAATGGAAAATAGGACGACGGTGGTCATCGCTCACCGCTTGAGCACCATTCAAAATGCAGATAAAATTGTGGTGATCGAAGCTGGTCGGGTGGTGGAGGAAGGAAGCCACCTCGAACTGGTGAATAAACAAGGATTATATAAACGATTGATAGACATGCAACAATTTGTTGATTAA
- a CDS encoding pyridoxal phosphate-dependent aminotransferase, whose amino-acid sequence MYIEVASRLKQTEEYYFSKKLREIDAMNKAGAQVINLGIGSPDLPPHPTVIQVLQEEASKATVHGYQNYKGAPALREAMADWYARYYGVTLDPQTEIMPLIGSKEGIVHICMTYLQEGDQVLIPNPGYPAYSSAVKVAGATAIPYELKAERNWQPDFEELELLDLSAVKIMWINYPHMPTGALATKALFEQLIAFGKKHQILICHDNPYSFILNEHPQSIMSVDGAKEVAIELNSLSKSSNMAGWRIGMLVGDQARINDVLRFKSNMDSGMFLPMQLAAAKALQLDKSWYSELNAVYTRRREKVYAIMDLLGCRYDTAQVGLFVWAKIPATYQDAYALSDEVLYDAQVFITPGGIFGSAGDSYIRISLCAHEDVLDRAIARILDAQKEAEGE is encoded by the coding sequence ATGTATATTGAAGTTGCCAGCAGGCTAAAACAGACAGAAGAATACTACTTTTCGAAAAAGCTACGCGAGATCGACGCGATGAACAAAGCTGGAGCCCAAGTGATTAACTTAGGCATCGGAAGTCCTGACCTGCCCCCTCACCCAACCGTTATACAGGTTTTACAGGAGGAGGCAAGTAAGGCAACCGTACATGGCTATCAAAATTATAAGGGAGCACCGGCACTGCGAGAGGCCATGGCAGATTGGTATGCACGCTACTATGGCGTGACCTTAGATCCACAAACGGAAATTATGCCGCTGATAGGCTCAAAAGAAGGTATTGTACACATTTGTATGACCTACCTACAAGAGGGCGATCAGGTACTCATCCCAAACCCCGGCTATCCTGCGTATAGCAGCGCCGTGAAGGTTGCGGGTGCTACAGCTATTCCCTACGAGCTGAAAGCAGAAAGAAACTGGCAGCCCGATTTTGAGGAACTGGAGCTGCTCGATCTATCGGCCGTCAAAATCATGTGGATCAATTATCCGCATATGCCTACGGGCGCCTTGGCGACGAAAGCACTTTTCGAGCAGCTGATCGCCTTTGGAAAGAAACATCAGATATTAATCTGCCACGATAACCCCTACAGCTTTATCCTCAACGAGCATCCACAAAGCATCATGTCCGTGGATGGTGCAAAAGAGGTCGCCATAGAGCTCAACTCGTTGAGCAAATCGTCGAACATGGCGGGGTGGCGTATCGGTATGCTAGTGGGCGATCAAGCACGTATTAACGATGTCTTACGCTTTAAAAGCAATATGGACTCGGGCATGTTTCTGCCCATGCAGTTGGCTGCTGCAAAGGCTCTACAGCTAGACAAAAGTTGGTACAGCGAGTTGAATGCGGTGTATACACGACGTCGAGAAAAAGTCTATGCCATCATGGATCTTCTGGGCTGCAGGTACGATACGGCGCAAGTAGGTCTATTTGTTTGGGCCAAAATACCGGCTACTTATCAAGATGCCTATGCGTTGAGCGACGAGGTGCTTTACGACGCCCAAGTGTTCATCACGCCGGGCGGAATCTTCGGCTCGGCTGGCGACAGCTACATTCGCATCAGCCTATGCGCCCATGAAGATGTTTTAGATCGTGCTATTGCACGCATCTTGGATGCACAAAAGGAAGCTGAAGGCGAGTAG
- a CDS encoding prephenate dehydrogenase yields the protein MNIAIVGIGLIGGSIGIRLKETNFCEQIIGVEKNESNQKKALQLGLVDQILSLDEALASCKIIVLTIPVDAILTLLPSLLDKVTDQVIIDMGSTKTNILHLIADHPNRGRYVAAHPMAGTEYSGPEAAIPNLFKDKVMVYVEAFKTDEDAFELADALTDQLEMKTSFMNADEHDMHTAYVSHISHLTSFALALTVLEKEKSQGRIFELAGSGFQSTVRLAKSSPEMWTPIFKQNRSNVLEVLEEHIKQLQNLYNKIDGEDYEGLHKLIKRSNKIKRIIK from the coding sequence ATGAACATAGCCATTGTTGGTATCGGTTTGATCGGCGGGTCAATTGGTATCCGTTTGAAAGAAACGAACTTTTGCGAGCAGATCATTGGTGTGGAGAAAAATGAATCCAACCAAAAGAAAGCCCTGCAGCTGGGACTCGTAGACCAAATACTATCGTTGGATGAGGCCTTGGCGAGCTGCAAAATTATTGTGCTCACCATCCCTGTAGATGCCATCTTGACGCTTTTACCGAGTCTGTTGGACAAGGTTACCGATCAGGTAATCATCGACATGGGATCCACAAAGACCAATATCCTCCACCTCATTGCCGACCACCCCAATCGGGGACGTTACGTGGCAGCTCACCCCATGGCCGGTACCGAGTACTCAGGCCCCGAAGCTGCAATTCCGAATCTCTTCAAAGACAAAGTGATGGTATACGTCGAAGCTTTTAAAACCGACGAAGATGCTTTTGAACTAGCCGATGCGCTCACCGATCAATTGGAGATGAAAACCTCCTTTATGAATGCTGATGAGCACGATATGCACACCGCCTATGTATCGCACATATCCCACCTTACCTCCTTTGCTTTAGCACTTACGGTGTTGGAAAAGGAAAAATCGCAAGGCCGGATTTTCGAATTGGCGGGATCAGGCTTTCAGTCAACGGTTCGCTTAGCTAAATCATCTCCAGAAATGTGGACGCCGATTTTCAAACAAAATCGCTCCAACGTTTTGGAAGTGCTCGAAGAGCACATCAAGCAGCTTCAAAACCTGTACAATAAAATCGATGGCGAGGATTACGAAGGTCTGCACAAGTTGATCAAACGCTCCAATAAGATTAAACGTATCATCAAGTAA